From the Armatimonadota bacterium genome, the window CTTTTGAGGCGATGAGCCATTTTGTCCCTATCCTAGCTCTCCCCGCGAGCAGGGTGGGAGCCTTTCCCCTCCAATGGAGGGCATTCCTCTGTCCACGGGGGAGACAAAGTGAGAGATACCTCGTACGACTCGGCAGCAGCCTCGCCCCCCAAGAATGAGATTTCGACAGACCATTACCGGGCTGGGCAACCCCTGAGGGTGTTCGAAATTGCTGGTTGAATGGATAGATAACCTAACCCCCTTGCCCCCTTCCCTGCAAGGGAAGGGGGAACGCCCCTCTCCTCGCAGGAGAGGGGACGGGGGTGAGGTAAGGCAGGGATAGCAAGAACGCCTCTCTCCTTGCGCTACAACCAACTTCTCAACAATTCTCGAACACCCTCGGCAACCCCTTGACAAAATGTTTCCATTTTGGTATTATAATTTCCGAAAAAGCAAATATATCTCTTTTTGGGGAAAGATAATGGCTCAAACCATTCTGGAACGCAGTGTGTTCGCTTGTGAGGAGATATTTCGTGCCCTCGCCTCGGAAGCGCGGCTACGCATTTTGAAACTGCTGACCGAACGCGACCTCAACGTGAATGAAATCGCCCGCGCCCTGAACCTGAACTACCCCACGGTGTCCAAACATATTCAGGTGCTGGAGCAAGCAGGGTTGATCCTCTGTGAGTACATGCCCGGCAGTCAGGGAGCGCAGAAGCGATGTCGTCTGCGCTGGGACAAGCTTATCTTCTCATTGGAAACCGATAGCCTGACCGAACAGGTGGAAGAGATCGAAATGGCTATCGGTATGTATACCCTTGCCAATCCCTCGCCGACATGTGGACTCGCCAGTCGTGACGGGTATATCGGTTTGATGGACGATCCCCAATCCTTCTTGCTTCCAGAGCGAGCGAACGCGCAGTTGCTGTGGATGGGTAGCGGCTTTGTGGAGTACGTGTTCCCGAATTTTTTGCCGACCTCTGTGCAGATTACGCAGGTAGAGGTTGTGATGGAAATCTGTTCCGAGGCTCCAGACTATAACAACGATTACCCGTCAGACATCACTCTCTGGATAAACGGTGTAGAAGTGGGTACCTGGACATGCCCAGGCGACTTTGGAGGCAAGAGGGGCAGGCTGAACCCATCTTGGTGGAACGACCACGGTACGCAATTCGGAGTGTTGAAGGTCTGGTCGGTCGGAGAAGATGGCTCGTATATCGACGGAATGCGCCTTTCGGATGTAACCGTCAGGGACATCATGGTTGTACCTCAGCAACCAGTAACCGTGCGCATCGGAAACAAGCCGGATGCGAGACATGTTGGAGGATTCAACCTGTTTGGCAAGGGGTTCGGCAACTACGAGCAAGACCTGCTGCTGCGTTTGCACTACGCGCCTCTCCGTCATGCCGGCGAGACTGTGGAGGTGCAAGAAACTGCTCAACACGGAACCTGGCCGGACGAGTAATCCGCCCGGTATACATAACAAGCAACTGAGGAGGAATGAAAGATGCAGAGGTCTACAGCGTTCACACTGATCGAGTTGCTCGTCGTGATCGCGATTATCGCGATACTGGCGGCGATTCTGTTCCCCGTGTTCTCCCAGGCGAGAACCAAAGCGCGTCAGGCATCGGACATGAGCAACCTCAAACAAATCGGGCTGGCGCTGGCGCAATACTCCCAGGACTACGACGAGACCATGACTCCCTGGGATATCATCGGCACTCCGGGCACAGGTTGCCCAAACGGAGGGCTTATCTACTGGCCCAAGCTGCTCCAGCCCTATGTCAAGAACACCCAGATTTTCCTCTCGCCGGGTTACGTGTTCGAGTATGACCTCGACGCGGAACCTAACCGCACGCCGTGGGTATGTCGTGAGCAGAACATCAACATCTTTTCCAATCGCTACATGCGTGTGTCGTACCTGATGAACAACATCGAACCGGAGATTTGGGACGGCACTCCGTGGAAAGATTCCCCGCTGAACCACTGGGGCATCCGTACCTACTGGTGCGGCAACCAGATTTGCGTTACGCACATGTCGGAGATTCAACTGCCTGCGAATACCCTGCACGTGGTCAACGGTCATTCCTACGGGGAATCGTGGGGAGCTCGCTTTACCGACTTCCTGCACGCGCGAGGGCTGTGGCCATGGACGGCGGTTGGTAAAGAGTGGTCTGGCGGCAAACCAGAGATACACGGCATCTTCAACAACAGAGTGAACATTCTGTGGGTGGATGGTCACGTGAGCAGTCGCATCTGGGGCACCACCTATCCCTGTGAATGGTCGGTACAGGACGACTGCAACATGGACCCCTGGTGGCAAGGGTGATGCCCCATGAAAAAAGACATTCCAACAGCATGGGTCATTGCCGCTATCGTGGTGGTGCTCGTCGCTATAGCCGCTTTCTACTATAGCCGACTAAGCGGACCGATAGTGGAAAGAACACCACCGCCGCCCGGTTACTACGGTTCCACCCCTGCACCAGCTGCGCCACGATAGCAGGACTGGCTTGCTTGTTTGAATAAAACTACTCTGCACGGGCGAGGACACTCCTCGCCCTTTATACAGGACTGAGCAGCATGATAGATATTCGGTGGTCCGCCGAAGTACACCCTGCTGAAGGAGCAAAAGGCTTCCTCGTGCTACCGCGTGGCGAGGTGCTTGCCACACGCACCGAAGCACGCCCTGATGGAGTGTATGTGCTCCTGTCGCGTAGCGTGGATGGCGGGCAAACCTGGCAGCGCGTCGGAACCATCGTTTCCGACCCCGACCCCGCCACCGACCTTGGCGACGGCAACCTGTGCCTGCGACGCAACGGCGAGCTGCTCTACGTATATCGCCATAACCGCTATCGTGGTGAACACGCACAAAAACCGTATTACTCTATCAAAGTGGCTGCGAGCAAAGACGGCGGCAAGTCGTGGAACGCTCATTCCACAGTGTTCGAAGTGCATCCTGCCGGAGAGGGACCCAGCCGGGGATTGTGGGCGCCGTTCCTGTTCGAGACCAGGCGCGGAGTGCTGCAATGCTACTATGACGATGAGTATACCCCCTGGCGCGAGGGCTTCTCCGGACACCAGTGGGTGCGGATGCACACGTGGAACCCCCGAACGCACCGGTGGGAGAACCCTGTCACCGTCAGTCGCGCACACAACCCGGCACACCTCTCGCGCGACGGCATGCCCAGTGTTGTGGAACTATCCGATAGGCGATTACTCTGCGTGCTGGAGAGCGTGCAAACCTTTCCCCCTCACGCGGGCGTAATACGCTGCGTGCAGTCGCGTGACGGCGGACGCACCTGGAGCTGGCAGCGTGAAGAGCGGCGTGTGGTGTACCAGCCTCGTGATACCCGATTTATGGCGCTGGCTCCCTGGGTGACGAAAGTGTTCGACGACCATTTACTGTGCGTCTTCATCACCGACGAGGACAGGGACACCCCCGATAAACCGGGCACCCCGCCGCCTCAGCTCAACATGGACATCAAATGCGTCTGGAGCTCCGATGGAGGCAGGACGTGGAACCTGCCTGCGCAAACCGTGTATGCCGAAACGCACAAGTGCTATATGCCCGGTGTGGGCGTACTGAAACAGAGGGGCAGGGAGGCAGAGATTCTGGTGCTGTTTCTCGAAACGCAAAGAGGGTTTTTCAGCCGAAGA encodes:
- the celI gene encoding transcriptional regulator, encoding MAQTILERSVFACEEIFRALASEARLRILKLLTERDLNVNEIARALNLNYPTVSKHIQVLEQAGLILCEYMPGSQGAQKRCRLRWDKLIFSLETDSLTEQVEEIEMAIGMYTLANPSPTCGLASRDGYIGLMDDPQSFLLPERANAQLLWMGSGFVEYVFPNFLPTSVQITQVEVVMEICSEAPDYNNDYPSDITLWINGVEVGTWTCPGDFGGKRGRLNPSWWNDHGTQFGVLKVWSVGEDGSYIDGMRLSDVTVRDIMVVPQQPVTVRIGNKPDARHVGGFNLFGKGFGNYEQDLLLRLHYAPLRHAGETVEVQETAQHGTWPDE